gtggagggatGGAGGTTTACAGATTTTGTGGAAGGAGAGGGGAAAGAATGTCCCACAGCAACTACTAAaattgtctgttttgaatttctctcccatactgacagtgatgacttgtaAACTCCCTTTAAAGGATATCAGAAGTGGAGGATTTGCAGTCAGAAATCTCCAATGAAACAGCATGtccagatctgacagagtcactcgattcatcgggACCTGAATTTCATCAGCttttgaatctagaaggaaaaTGATTGTTCTGTCTGCTTCAAAGCATTTTAaccatcaatgtgactggaaaagcaccgagacacacacccgggtgagagtgttccagtgcactaACTGTTACACAGTTTGAAAaagcatcacaccattcacagcggattGAAACCCAACAATTGGGCCCGTCCaactaacctggagagacacaagaaaatcgacaccatggagaaaccgtggaaatgtgggaagggattccattTACCATCTGGGCTGGAAGCTCATTTacatattcacactggggagaggcctttcacctgctctaagtgtgggaagggattcactcagtcatcccatctgcaaacacacaaacgagttcacactggggagagaccactcacctgctctgagtgtggaaagggatttgctcagtcatccaacctggtaACCCACCAgaaagttcacactggggcgaggccattcatctgctccatgtgtgggaagggatacatTGATTCATCTGCCTTGctgttacaccagcgagttcacactggggagaggccctttACCTGCTCCAATTGTGGGAAGAGATACATGGATTCATCCAGCCTGctggtacaccagcgagttcacactggggagaggccatttacctgctctaagtgtggcaagggattcaatCAGTCATCCAGCCTTAAGACGCACCAGCGTCTTCACACCAGTGAGAAGCCATTCACATGCTCcacgtgtgagaagagattcagtgattcatccagtcTGCTGACTcaccggcgcattcacactggggagaggccattcacctgctccgactgtgggaaaaaATTTACtacttcatccaacctgcagagacaccggcGCATTcagactggggagaggccgttcacctgctggcagtgtgggaaaggattcactcagttatccagcctcctgaaacaccagcatgttcacagtggggagaggccattcacctgctccgactgtgagaaaggatttattgattcattccacctgctgagacaccagcatgttcacaagtgatgacaggggttggattctgatgTTAATGCTGCTGTTACTCACATCCAGGACTgagccatgttcattctgacagtgggtgaagtgggaggtcagagggtttctttctgctggactggccggtcccaTGTCTCTGCAGTGGGCTGGTGCTCTTTGAGCCAGAAGGTTCacctttccactgaaatgatccacaaaagctgatgaagtccatttattttatcctggatagtaaatagtgttttccTTCCACTGCAGTTAAATCTAAAATAAATACtcagttccattgagtctacagcacagggccaggccagttagctcatgaaatccctattggattattggacCTTTCATAATTTTCAAGACTTGTCAGTCTCTTCTTATCCAGAGAAAAGCACCCCAGCCTTTATTGAGCAATCAATTATTTCAATTCTGATCTGATCATTTTGAATACGTTTGACAATTGTTCCAGTGCCACCATTTCCTTTTTCGAAATGAAGATCACTAATGTTGACAGTACATCCTGTGTAGTCTGACCATGgtactaaacaagttgaacataacctccctgcttttcaattctctccCCCCAGAATAGAATCCTACCTATGGGCCCCACACTTTTGGAAAGATGTGACGTTCCCCGAGAAGGTGCAGAGAGGATTTCTGAGAATGGTGCCAGGGATGAAGGAGTTCAGTgagttggagagactggagcagcaGAAGCTGTTCTCTTTGGATCAGCCACTAAATCagagctggaggccatttgg
This portion of the Scyliorhinus torazame isolate Kashiwa2021f chromosome 5, sScyTor2.1, whole genome shotgun sequence genome encodes:
- the LOC140418481 gene encoding uncharacterized protein — encoded protein: MEKPWKCGKGFHLPSGLEAHLHIHTGERPFTCSKCGKGFTQSSHLQTHKRVHTGERPLTCSECGKGFAQSSNLVTHQKVHTGARPFICSMCGKGYIDSSALLLHQRVHTGERPFTCSNCGKRYMDSSSLLVHQRVHTGERPFTCSKCGKGFNQSSSLKTHQRLHTSEKPFTCSTCEKRFSDSSSLLTHRRIHTGERPFTCSDCGKKFTTSSNLQRHRRIQTGERPFTCWQCGKGFTQLSSLLKHQHVHSGERPFTCSDCEKGFIDSFHLLRHQHVHK